The proteins below come from a single Alosa sapidissima isolate fAloSap1 chromosome 23, fAloSap1.pri, whole genome shotgun sequence genomic window:
- the kcnv2a gene encoding potassium voltage-gated channel subfamily V member 2, with protein MQKLKNRRQSLFPNYKVGCPTPAVKDPGEDIDLPFAQHSWVKPWNSMTELSKDIYDIYAEYEDEDDDKIMAMTPMRLASPAKNYMLNINVGGKVYQISYRAAAKYPKTRIGRLATYTDHNRKLDLCDDYIVQNNEFFFDRDPDIFHNIFNFYRTGVLWIKDELCPRNFLEEINYWGVRIKNTHRCCRISFEERQDELNDQLKIQRELEAEVETEEHEELFEEMAFGETRRMIWNMMEMPFSSVTAKLMAVASSFFVLVSLVAMTLSTVEEMQYTTPSGQLSGHSHAEYVETTCIAFFTMEYLLRLISTPDLKRFGRSMLNQVDLIAILPLYLQMFLEYLEKDDRAHHGDIETVNRVGKLGQVLRIMRLMRIFRILKLARHSTGLRAFGFTLRQCYQQVGCLFLFIAMGIFTFSAMVYTVEHDVHKTNFTSIPHAWWWAAVSISTVGYGDMYPETHLGRLFAFACISFGIILNGMPISILYNKFSDYYSKLKSHEFTSTQKVRGKLRFVKRAIKKIADGSIEARRVQEPWPPNYATFNDEPGAENCHHRIPG; from the exons ATGCAGAAGCTCAAGAATAGGAGGCAAAGCCTCTTTCCAAACTACAAGGTGGGATGTCCAACCCCAGCAGTGAAAGACCCAGGGGAGGACATCGACCTGCCATTCGCCCAACACAGCTGGGTAAAGCCATGGAACTCCATGACGGAGCTAAGCAAAGATATCTACGATATCTATGCTGAATATGAGGATGAAGATGATGACAAGATAATGGCTATGACTCCGATGAGGCTAGCCTCTCCAGCCAAGAACTACATGCTCAACATCAATGTAGGAGGCAAGGTGTACCAGATCTCCTACCGGGCAGCAGCGAAGTACCCCAAGACAAGGATAGGTCGTCTCGCAACGTACACCGACCACAACAGGAAGCTGGACCTATGCGATGACTACATTGTCCAAAACAATGAGTTTTTCTTTGACAGGGATCCAGACATTTTCCACAACATTTTCAATTTCTACCGGACGGGCGTGCTCTGGATCAAGGACGAGTTGTGCCCGCGCAACTTCCTGGAGGAGATTAACTACTGGGGCGTCCGAatcaagaacacacacagatgctgccGCATCTCCTTCGAGGAACGTCAGGACGAGCTGAACGACCAGCTGAAGATCCAGAGGGAACTCGAAGCCGAGGTGGAGACGGAGGAGCATGAGGAGCTGTTCGAGGAGATGGCCTTTGGAGAAACACGGCGGATGATCTGGAACATGATGGAGATGCCCTTCTCCTCAGTCACAGCCAAGCTCATGGCCGTGGCCTCCAGCTTCTTTGTGCTCGTGTCCCTGGTGGCTATGACTCTCAGCACGGTGGAGGAGATGCAGTACACCACGCCCTCGGGTCAGCTGAGTGGTCACTCGCACGCGGAGTACGTGGAGACCACCTGCATCGCCTTCTTCACCATGGAGTACCTCCTGCGTCTGATCTCCACACCCGACCTGAAGCGCTTCGGCCGGAGCATGCTCAACCAGGTCGACCTCATCGCCATCCTGCCGCTGTACCTGCAGATGTTCCTCGAGTACCTCGAGAAGGATGACCGTGCACACCACGGCGACATCGAGACGGTCAACCGCGTGGGCAAGCTCGGCCAGGTGCTGCGCATCATGAGGCTCATGCGCATCTTCAGGATCCTCAAGCTGGCGCGCCACTCCACGGGACTGCGGGCGTTCGGCTTCACGCTGCGCCAATGCTACCAGCAGGTGGGCTGCCTCTTCCTCTTTATCGCCATGGGCATCTTCACCTTCTCCGCCATGGTGTACACGGTGGAGCACGATGTCCATAAGACCAACTTCACCAGTATACCACATGCCTGGTGGTGGGCTGCT GTAAGCATCTCTACCGTGGGCTACGGAGATATGTACCCAGAGACTCACCTGGGCCGGCTCTTCGCCTTCGCCTGCATTTCCTTTGGGATCATTCTGAACGGCATGCCTATCTCTATTCTCTACAACAAATTTTCAGACTATTATAGCAAACTGAAATCCCACGAGTTCACCTCCACTCAGAAGGTCCGTGGCAAGCTCCGCTTTGTCAAGAGAGCTATTAAAAAGATCGCAGACGGCTCCATAGAAGCTAGACGGGTGCAGGAACCTTGGCCGCCAAATTATGCTACGTTCAACGACGAGCCGGGAGCTGAGAATTGCCATCACAGAATTCCCGGTTGA